In the Pseudoclavibacter endophyticus genome, CGTCCGCAACGGTGGCGCGACCTTCGTCGACGGCGGGGTCGTCGGGCCTCCGCCGACCGAGAACGGAACCACGCGGCTCTACCTCTCCGGCGACGAGGCGGTCCGAATCGCTGCCCTCTTCGATGGCTCGCGCGTCGAGGCGGTGACGGTCGAGGCGGGCGAGTTCGGCGCATCCGCCGTCAAGATGACGTACGCGTCGTGGACCAAGATCAGCGCCGCGCTCGTGCTCGCTGCCGACGGCACGGCCGAGGCGTACGGCGTCGCCGATATCCTGCACGCCGAATGGGCCAGATCGCAGCCGGACCTCGCGCGTCGTCTCGAACGCGCACGGTCGAGCGCCGTCGCGAAGGGCTGGCGCTGGGACGATGAGATGCGTCAGATCGCCGCGACGTTCGGCGAAGTGGGGCAGCCGCGCGGGCTCGGCGAGGCTGCCGCCGACATCTACGGGCGGTACGAACGACCCGAGTGACGGCGCGTCGCGGCGCACGGCTGCCTCAGCCCGACAGGCCGCCGATCGAGCGGGAGACCTCTTGCCCGATTTGTCGGAGGGTCGTGTTGGGCTACGCACATGACCTCTTTCGTCTACAGCACCGCCACGACCATCACCGGCCACATCGCCGATCAGAACCACTCGCTCGAC is a window encoding:
- a CDS encoding NAD(P)-dependent oxidoreductase, with product MARISILHPGAMGAAVGHALRDVGHDVGWLPEGRSPATANRAFAAGLAPWTDVGAADVVISLVPPAAAVETAARVEGFTGIYVDANAISPGRSAEVASIVRNGGATFVDGGVVGPPPTENGTTRLYLSGDEAVRIAALFDGSRVEAVTVEAGEFGASAVKMTYASWTKISAALVLAADGTAEAYGVADILHAEWARSQPDLARRLERARSSAVAKGWRWDDEMRQIAATFGEVGQPRGLGEAAADIYGRYERPE